From the Lathyrus oleraceus cultivar Zhongwan6 chromosome 4, CAAS_Psat_ZW6_1.0, whole genome shotgun sequence genome, one window contains:
- the LOC127137321 gene encoding protein MAIN-LIKE 1-like, whose protein sequence is MESWVSRSGLASLQRTSLNKIDTNLVSAFVERWHLETSSFHMPFGEMSITLDDVACLLHLPIRGIFWSPQDVIEELAVELVVDYLGVSQGQAQSHVRSCRGSYYKLECVGFTSIFQLLEKEGRIGILLKTVVFPER, encoded by the exons atggagagttgggtatctagatccggtttagcttcactgcagagaaccagtctgaacaagatagacacaaatcttgtctctgcatttgtggaaagatggcatctagagacatcttcatttcacatgccgtttggtgaaatgagcattactttagaTGATGTCGCATGTCTACTTCACTTGCCCATTAGGGGTATCTTTtggagtcctcaggatgtgaTTGAAGAGCTAGCTGTTGAACTTGTTGTTGACTACCTAGGAGTGTCACAGGGTCAGGCACAGTCACATGTTCGGAGTTGTAGGGGGTCGTATTacaagttggagtg TGTTGGATTCACGAGTATTTTCCAACTAttggaaaaagaggggagaattggaaTCCTGCTGAAAACTGTGGTCTTCcccgagcgatga